The Chryseolinea soli genome contains a region encoding:
- the sixA gene encoding phosphohistidine phosphatase SixA: MTRHLYLLRHAESAEKQSGQSDKDRSLTPRGLRECVVVGTYLYQQNISFDCILTSTAQRAEDTARFVADAMKMDTERISVVEELYEASSRTFFQFLSGLDDRFNTILIVGHNPVITYVTEYLTQSEIGDMATGGLAAIKFHIHSWKEVSQGNGELENYTHPGMLQPD, from the coding sequence ATGACACGACACCTCTATTTATTGCGCCATGCTGAAAGTGCCGAAAAACAGTCTGGCCAGTCCGACAAAGACCGCTCGCTGACACCCCGTGGCCTGCGCGAATGTGTTGTTGTCGGCACATACTTGTATCAGCAAAACATCTCCTTCGATTGCATTCTGACCAGCACAGCGCAGCGCGCCGAAGATACAGCTCGCTTCGTGGCTGATGCTATGAAGATGGACACCGAAAGGATTTCCGTCGTCGAAGAGCTTTATGAAGCTTCGTCGCGCACTTTTTTCCAGTTTCTCAGCGGCCTCGACGACCGGTTCAACACTATATTAATTGTCGGCCACAATCCCGTCATCACCTACGTGACCGAATACCTCACACAATCCGAGATCGGCGACATGGCCACAGGAGGCTTGGCCGCCATCAAATTCCACATCCATTCCTGGAAAGAAGTGAGTCAAGGAAACGGAGAACTTGAAAATTACACCCATCCCGGCATGCTACAGCCGGATTGA
- a CDS encoding agmatinase family protein encodes MLSKEEAIQRFDPNGPGMKGNIFGLPFSPDNAELILVPAPWEVTVSYHEGTANGPRAILDASLQVDHFLQDIPDAWKLGVCMLPVPADMLEENKKLRNWSREHLARIGNGETVSPDDVVLSKINEACENFNIYIKSVTQNYLKQGKMVALVGGDHSTPLGFLRALSEHHPRFGILQIDAHADLRKSYEGFTHSHASIMYNALKISAVGKLVQVGVRDYCAEEMDVIHRAMGRITTFFDEDLKAYAYQGKTWYAQCDEIIKQLPHLVYISFDIDGLDPKLCPNTGTPVPGGLEFQQVTYLLKKLVLSGKKIIGFDLNEVAPGKDDWDANVGARLLYQLCHWMGASQGKLAIRKS; translated from the coding sequence ATGCTCTCCAAAGAAGAAGCCATACAACGTTTCGACCCAAACGGCCCCGGAATGAAAGGGAATATTTTCGGTCTCCCGTTTTCTCCCGACAACGCGGAGCTCATCCTCGTGCCCGCACCGTGGGAAGTCACCGTTTCCTATCATGAAGGAACCGCCAACGGCCCCCGCGCCATCCTGGATGCGTCCCTTCAAGTAGATCATTTTCTCCAAGACATCCCCGACGCCTGGAAACTCGGCGTGTGCATGCTTCCCGTTCCGGCCGATATGCTGGAAGAAAACAAAAAGCTGCGCAACTGGTCGCGTGAACACCTGGCCCGCATCGGGAACGGCGAAACCGTTTCCCCCGACGACGTGGTGCTTTCCAAGATCAACGAGGCCTGCGAAAATTTCAATATCTACATCAAATCGGTCACACAAAATTATCTGAAGCAAGGAAAAATGGTAGCCCTGGTGGGCGGCGATCACAGCACGCCATTGGGTTTTCTCAGGGCCCTGAGCGAGCACCATCCCCGCTTCGGCATTCTGCAGATCGATGCCCACGCCGATCTGCGAAAATCCTATGAAGGCTTCACCCATTCGCACGCCTCGATCATGTATAACGCTTTGAAAATTTCCGCCGTCGGCAAGCTCGTCCAGGTAGGCGTGCGCGATTATTGTGCGGAAGAAATGGACGTTATCCACCGGGCTATGGGCCGTATCACCACTTTTTTTGACGAAGATCTCAAGGCCTATGCTTACCAGGGAAAAACCTGGTATGCCCAATGCGACGAGATCATCAAACAACTCCCCCACCTGGTCTATATCAGTTTCGATATCGATGGCCTCGATCCCAAGCTCTGCCCCAACACGGGAACACCCGTCCCCGGCGGTCTGGAATTCCAGCAGGTGACGTACCTCCTAAAGAAATTAGTGCTCTCCGGAAAAAAGATCATCGGTTTCGACTTGAATGAAGTGGCCCCCGGCAAGGACGACTGGGATGCCAATGTAGGTGCCCGCCTCTTGTATCAACTTTGTCACTGGATGGGTGCTTCCCAGGGAAAATTGGCCATTCGCAAATCGTAG